The following coding sequences lie in one Cyanobacterium stanieri LEGE 03274 genomic window:
- the tpiA gene encoding triose-phosphate isomerase, which translates to MRRIIIAGNWKMHKTQRESLEFLQGFLPHLEDTPEKREVVLCVPFTSLNFMSKNLHGSRVKLGAQNIHWAKEGAFTGEVSGAMLTEIGLNYVIVGHSERRQYFGETDETVNKRLLAAQSHGLTPILCVGESKAQRDGGETEQVIFDQLKKGLVDVDQDNLIIAYEPIWAIGTGDTCEATEANRVIGLIRGQLTNKDVTIQYGGSVKPDNVDEIMAQSDIDGALVGGASLQADSFARLVNYR; encoded by the coding sequence GTGCGTAGAATTATTATTGCTGGTAACTGGAAAATGCACAAAACTCAGAGAGAATCTTTAGAGTTTTTACAAGGTTTTTTACCTCACTTAGAAGATACCCCCGAAAAAAGAGAGGTAGTTTTATGTGTACCTTTCACCAGTTTAAATTTTATGTCAAAAAATTTACATGGTAGCCGAGTTAAACTAGGGGCGCAAAATATCCACTGGGCGAAGGAAGGGGCTTTCACTGGGGAGGTTTCTGGAGCTATGTTAACGGAAATTGGTTTAAATTATGTTATTGTGGGCCATAGTGAGCGTCGTCAGTATTTTGGAGAAACTGATGAGACTGTCAATAAGAGATTGTTGGCGGCACAAAGTCACGGTTTAACTCCTATTTTGTGTGTGGGTGAAAGTAAAGCCCAGAGAGATGGGGGGGAAACTGAACAAGTTATTTTTGACCAACTTAAAAAAGGTTTGGTAGATGTTGATCAGGATAACTTAATTATAGCATATGAACCCATATGGGCGATTGGTACTGGGGATACTTGCGAAGCAACGGAGGCTAATCGGGTTATCGGTTTGATTCGTGGGCAGTTAACGAATAAGGATGTTACTATCCAGTATGGTGGTTCGGTAAAACCTGATAATGTGGATGAAATTATGGCACAATCTGACATTGATGGGGCTTTAGTGGGGGGCGCTAGTCTCCAGGCTGATAGTTTTGCTAGGTTGGTTAATTATCGATAA
- a CDS encoding DUF4336 domain-containing protein, whose protein sequence is MSINSNKEQKWGWWFLLPLYPYNRRATIRKEVLKDKIWTFEQPHGLLYAVVPIRMTVVKLEEGGLLVYCPIAPTQECVKLVRELEALHGNIKYIIHSTSSGLEHKIFVPPFARRFPYAEIYCVPSQWTFPFRLPLSWVGFPINRTKFLPLDWRESPFAKEFEYHILDIDLTQGSFSEVAMYHKSSRTLLVTDTVISIPEKPPEIVQLNPFPLLFHARETALDDLPDNEFNRLKGWQRICLFALYFRPSMIDTVGLKELIINAINAPNRSRRNYFGLFPFRWLSGWQTSFMAIRNRLLVAPILESLILPQASKKVLNWANLVSLWNFEYIIPAHFDAPIKSNGIQFKQAFTFIDKNSTNLYLLYPGGDRQIYLKDANFIQILEKNLIKLGIAKHPKDD, encoded by the coding sequence GTGAGTATTAATAGTAATAAAGAGCAAAAATGGGGCTGGTGGTTTTTATTACCCCTCTATCCCTATAATCGTAGGGCAACCATCAGAAAGGAAGTATTAAAAGATAAGATTTGGACTTTTGAGCAACCTCATGGGTTGTTATATGCGGTTGTGCCTATTCGCATGACGGTGGTGAAGTTGGAGGAGGGGGGTTTATTGGTATATTGCCCGATCGCCCCTACCCAAGAATGTGTAAAATTAGTGAGAGAATTGGAGGCACTCCATGGCAACATTAAATATATTATCCACTCTACAAGTTCAGGGTTAGAACATAAAATATTTGTACCCCCTTTTGCCCGTCGCTTCCCCTACGCCGAGATTTATTGTGTACCCAGTCAATGGACTTTCCCTTTTCGTTTACCATTATCTTGGGTGGGTTTCCCCATCAATAGAACAAAATTTTTACCCCTCGATTGGCGGGAATCTCCCTTTGCCAAGGAATTTGAATATCATATCCTCGACATTGACTTAACCCAAGGCTCATTTTCCGAGGTTGCCATGTATCATAAATCATCTCGTACCCTATTGGTGACGGATACGGTTATATCTATTCCCGAAAAACCTCCCGAAATTGTCCAATTAAACCCCTTCCCTTTACTTTTCCATGCCCGTGAAACGGCCCTTGATGACTTGCCTGACAATGAATTTAACCGTCTCAAAGGATGGCAAAGAATATGTCTATTTGCCCTTTATTTTCGCCCGAGTATGATTGATACGGTGGGTTTAAAAGAATTAATTATCAACGCCATCAATGCGCCTAACCGTAGTCGTCGTAATTATTTTGGGCTTTTTCCCTTCCGTTGGTTATCGGGGTGGCAAACCTCATTTATGGCCATCCGTAACCGTCTTTTAGTAGCCCCTATCCTTGAAAGCCTTATTTTACCCCAAGCCTCGAAAAAGGTTTTAAATTGGGCGAATTTGGTATCTTTATGGAATTTTGAATATATTATCCCAGCGCACTTTGACGCACCCATTAAATCTAACGGAATACAATTTAAACAGGCTTTTACCTTTATTGATAAGAATAGCACTAACCTTTATTTATTATATCCTGGGGGCGATCGGCAAATATACCTCAAAGACGCTAACTTTATTCAAATTTTAGAAAAAAATCTCATTAAACTAGGCATCGCTAAACACCCCAAGGATGATTAG
- a CDS encoding FKBP-type peptidyl-prolyl cis-trans isomerase: MKPIVISLGIIFVCAGMLIFSVIFNNNSSAVASTTTQEIQAESPTLVASASQLMETGNMEIDLSNAQTSSTGLISVQTEAGDGESPTRGQKVTVHYTGYLAEEGYKRGKKFDSSKDRNQPFTFTIGVGQVIKGWDEGVANMKIGDKTTLIIPPDLGYGARGAGGVIPPNATLIFDVELLGIN, from the coding sequence ATGAAACCGATTGTCATTAGCTTAGGCATTATTTTTGTATGTGCTGGGATGTTAATTTTCTCCGTGATTTTTAACAATAATTCCAGTGCGGTGGCATCAACTACCACCCAAGAAATTCAGGCAGAGTCACCCACTTTGGTGGCTAGTGCAAGTCAACTTATGGAAACAGGAAATATGGAAATCGATTTATCTAACGCTCAAACTTCTTCTACTGGTTTAATTTCTGTGCAAACTGAGGCAGGGGATGGAGAATCTCCCACTAGGGGGCAAAAAGTAACGGTGCATTACACTGGTTATTTAGCAGAAGAAGGTTATAAGAGAGGTAAAAAATTTGATAGCTCAAAAGATAGAAACCAACCTTTTACCTTTACCATAGGAGTAGGGCAAGTTATTAAAGGATGGGATGAAGGGGTTGCTAATATGAAAATTGGTGACAAAACTACTCTCATTATTCCCCCAGATTTAGGTTATGGGGCTAGGGGCGCTGGTGGTGTCATTCCTCCTAATGCTACTCTGATTTTTGATGTGGAATTATTGGGTATCAATTAA
- a CDS encoding argonaute PAZ domain-containing protein — MVHLTKVGLVLNKFFVKQLSEKEREVYQYQCSFHQWSETGQELRAIARILYDIKVVGAIFQNTIITREEIDEEKLSTENWTLQLINKITLNPDNLNQRKALEKIERNNLYKQLKKHKHSAIQKTNEGIIWWITGQEGTAKYGEGWEVHRGKKIDVDIAADGRLFLEIDSHHRFYTPWTLQQWLEKYPDAPFKYMRNTYKIEGKYLSWILKDITDENPETMMIENTQTSLAQYHRERGATEKEIKNSQLILVKKANGFNNQLIPHLSSRVSPSLTMEMLAHVAENTDFEEKKEVQEVFQLIKKSFQQRIDESTFIANEIATKIYQVDDKNYKCEAIKVTGFKLPEAEILAKKGKVNKVSQVRQKGCAKVGELKLGCLNLYNDAHQYPAEVEKCLLDIARSSDVEINYQSYRNAQDFPHHDLERKMFWQKWADEGIKTVLVVLKERLGNTKKIEIRKSAFSAGIATQFIIAKPKANAYKATNVVLGLLCKAQWQTVHLKPSNYAQTADLIIGFDTGTNRQLYYGTPAYAILADGQSLGWELPDVQRGEAISGKVVWQIISNLVLKFYHKCDRYPHRILIMRDGLVQKEEFSLTIEELKQQQIALDILSVRKSGTGRMGCFNPQSDKYYDAPSGTVFFMNNSKSFSIVTHQPVNKNIGSVKPLKVIHEYGDAPLNILALQTYHLAQLNPASGYSASRLPWVLHLADKSSKEMQRMGSVSVLQNVDREKLISV, encoded by the coding sequence GTGGTTCATTTAACTAAGGTTGGATTAGTTTTAAATAAGTTTTTTGTTAAACAATTATCGGAAAAAGAAAGGGAAGTTTATCAATATCAATGCTCATTTCATCAATGGAGCGAAACAGGACAGGAATTAAGGGCGATCGCCCGTATTTTGTATGATATAAAAGTAGTAGGAGCAATATTTCAAAATACCATTATTACCAGAGAAGAAATAGACGAAGAAAAACTATCTACAGAAAATTGGACATTACAATTAATTAATAAAATAACACTAAATCCAGATAATTTAAACCAAAGAAAAGCCCTCGAAAAAATAGAAAGAAATAACCTATATAAACAACTAAAAAAACATAAACATAGTGCCATCCAAAAAACCAACGAAGGAATTATATGGTGGATAACAGGGCAAGAAGGCACAGCCAAATATGGAGAAGGTTGGGAAGTACATAGAGGAAAAAAAATAGATGTAGATATTGCCGCCGATGGCAGACTATTCTTGGAAATCGATAGCCATCATCGCTTTTATACCCCTTGGACATTACAACAATGGTTAGAGAAATATCCCGATGCACCTTTTAAGTATATGAGAAATACTTACAAAATAGAGGGTAAATATCTTAGCTGGATATTAAAAGACATCACCGATGAAAATCCAGAAACAATGATGATTGAAAATACCCAAACCAGCCTTGCACAATATCATCGAGAAAGGGGGGCAACAGAAAAAGAAATCAAGAATTCTCAGTTAATTTTAGTTAAAAAAGCCAATGGTTTTAATAATCAATTAATTCCCCATTTATCCTCTCGAGTATCTCCTTCCCTTACCATGGAAATGTTAGCCCATGTGGCAGAAAATACAGATTTTGAGGAAAAAAAAGAAGTTCAAGAAGTATTTCAACTGATTAAAAAATCTTTCCAACAACGTATTGATGAATCTACCTTTATTGCTAATGAAATTGCCACTAAAATCTATCAAGTTGATGATAAAAACTACAAATGTGAAGCCATAAAAGTGACTGGTTTTAAATTACCTGAAGCAGAAATTTTAGCTAAAAAAGGAAAGGTAAATAAAGTTAGTCAAGTAAGACAAAAAGGCTGTGCAAAGGTAGGGGAATTAAAATTAGGTTGTTTAAATTTATACAATGACGCGCATCAATATCCTGCAGAAGTAGAAAAATGTTTATTAGATATTGCTAGAAGTAGTGATGTTGAAATTAATTATCAATCCTATCGCAATGCTCAAGATTTTCCCCATCATGATTTAGAAAGAAAAATGTTTTGGCAAAAATGGGCAGATGAGGGTATTAAAACAGTTTTAGTAGTGTTAAAAGAGCGTTTAGGTAATACAAAAAAAATTGAGATTAGAAAATCTGCCTTTAGTGCAGGTATTGCCACACAATTTATCATTGCAAAACCCAAGGCAAACGCTTACAAAGCCACTAATGTGGTGTTAGGATTATTGTGTAAAGCCCAATGGCAAACAGTGCATTTAAAGCCCTCTAACTATGCTCAAACGGCGGACTTAATTATTGGCTTTGATACAGGGACAAATCGTCAGTTATACTATGGTACTCCAGCGTATGCTATTTTAGCCGATGGGCAAAGTTTAGGATGGGAATTGCCCGATGTGCAACGGGGAGAGGCTATTTCAGGGAAAGTAGTTTGGCAAATAATTTCTAACCTAGTTTTGAAATTTTATCATAAGTGCGATCGTTATCCCCACCGAATCTTAATTATGAGAGATGGATTAGTGCAAAAAGAAGAATTTAGCCTAACCATAGAGGAATTAAAACAACAACAAATAGCCCTCGACATCCTCAGTGTGAGAAAAAGTGGCACAGGTAGAATGGGATGTTTTAACCCCCAAAGCGATAAATATTATGATGCCCCATCCGGCACAGTTTTTTTTATGAATAACAGTAAGTCTTTTTCCATCGTCACCCATCAACCTGTGAATAAAAACATCGGTAGTGTAAAACCCCTTAAGGTTATCCATGAATATGGAGATGCGCCTTTGAATATTCTTGCCTTACAAACCTATCATCTCGCCCAACTTAACCCCGCTAGTGGTTATAGTGCCTCTCGTTTGCCTTGGGTGTTACATCTTGCGGATAAGAGTAGTAAGGAGATGCAAAGAATGGGTAGTGTGAGTGTTTTACAAAATGTAGATAGGGAAAAACTCATTAGCGTTTAA
- the cobA gene encoding uroporphyrinogen-III C-methyltransferase: MSQNSFIGTVYLVGAGPGDPGLLTVKGKSLLELADVVVYDALVSPEILDIISPYAEKINAGKRRGRHSLPQNETNEILIEKAREHAIVVRLKGGDPFVFGRGGEEMADLIKAGIPVEVVPGITSGIAAPAYAGIPVTHRGYSSSVTFVTGHESVGKYRPNVDWSAIARGSETIVIYMGIHNLHQIIPQLMEAGLTPQTQIALIRWGTRPDQQELYGNLENIIEKVESSGFEAPAIAVIGKVVAFRQAISDMVFS; the protein is encoded by the coding sequence ATGAGTCAGAATTCTTTCATCGGAACAGTTTATTTAGTGGGCGCAGGTCCCGGGGACCCCGGATTACTTACGGTTAAGGGAAAATCACTGTTAGAATTGGCAGATGTGGTGGTGTATGATGCCCTAGTTAGTCCAGAAATTTTAGATATTATTAGCCCCTACGCCGAAAAAATCAACGCAGGGAAACGCCGTGGTCGCCATTCTTTGCCCCAAAATGAAACTAATGAAATTTTGATCGAAAAAGCCCGTGAACACGCCATAGTGGTACGCCTGAAGGGGGGAGATCCCTTTGTTTTTGGTCGGGGAGGAGAGGAAATGGCGGATTTAATCAAAGCTGGGATTCCTGTGGAAGTGGTACCGGGGATTACTTCTGGTATTGCCGCTCCTGCTTATGCCGGTATTCCTGTTACTCATCGGGGTTATAGTTCATCGGTTACTTTTGTTACCGGCCATGAATCGGTGGGAAAATATCGCCCTAATGTGGATTGGAGTGCGATCGCCCGTGGTTCGGAAACTATAGTTATTTATATGGGAATCCATAACCTTCATCAAATTATTCCCCAATTAATGGAGGCAGGGTTGACACCCCAAACCCAAATAGCGCTTATTCGTTGGGGTACACGTCCCGATCAACAGGAGTTATATGGTAATCTGGAAAATATCATTGAGAAAGTAGAATCATCAGGATTTGAAGCCCCTGCCATTGCTGTTATTGGTAAAGTGGTGGCATTTAGACAAGCAATAAGCGATATGGTATTTAGTTAA